The following are from one region of the Streptomyces fradiae genome:
- the rsmD gene encoding 16S rRNA (guanine(966)-N(2))-methyltransferase RsmD, whose product MTRVIAGTAGGRRLAVPPGNGTRPTSDRAREGLFSTWESFHGLAGARVADLYAGSGAVGLEALSRGAAHALLVEAEPRAAKTVRDNIRSLGLPGAELRTGKAEQIVTGAAPAEPYDLVFLDPPYAVADADLCEILLTMRSGGWMAEDALVTVERSTRGGEFGWPDGFEPLRARRYGEGTFWYGRAASTCEDAR is encoded by the coding sequence ATGACCCGCGTGATCGCCGGCACCGCCGGCGGACGACGGCTCGCCGTGCCCCCGGGCAACGGCACCCGGCCCACCTCCGACCGCGCGAGGGAAGGTCTCTTCTCCACCTGGGAGTCCTTCCACGGCCTCGCCGGCGCCCGGGTCGCCGACCTGTACGCGGGCTCCGGCGCCGTCGGCCTGGAGGCGCTGTCCCGCGGCGCCGCCCACGCCCTCCTCGTGGAGGCCGAGCCGCGCGCCGCGAAGACCGTCCGCGACAACATCCGCAGTCTCGGCCTGCCCGGCGCCGAGCTGCGCACCGGCAAGGCCGAGCAGATCGTCACCGGAGCGGCCCCGGCCGAGCCGTACGACCTGGTCTTCCTCGACCCGCCCTACGCCGTCGCCGACGCCGATCTCTGCGAGATCCTCCTCACAATGCGGTCGGGGGGCTGGATGGCGGAGGATGCCCTCGTCACCGTGGAGCGCAGCACCCGGGGCGGCGAATTCGGCTGGCCGGACGGCTTCGAACCACTGCGGGCCCGTCGCTACGGCGAGGGAACGTTTTGGTACGGTCGCGCCGCCTCTACGTGCGAAGACGCACGATGA
- the coaD gene encoding pantetheine-phosphate adenylyltransferase — protein sequence MRRAVCPGSFDPITNGHLDIIARASKLYDVVHVAVMINQSKKGLFTVDERIELIREVTADFGNVEVESFHGLLVDFCKQRDIPAIVKGLRAVSDFDYELQMAQMNNGLSGVETLFVPTNPTYSFLSSSLVKEVAAWGGDVSHLVPPQVLGRLTERLRER from the coding sequence TTGCGCCGCGCCGTATGTCCGGGGTCGTTCGACCCCATCACCAATGGACATCTCGACATCATCGCCCGCGCCTCCAAGCTGTACGACGTCGTGCACGTCGCGGTGATGATCAACCAGTCGAAGAAGGGCCTGTTCACGGTCGACGAGCGGATCGAGCTGATCCGCGAGGTCACCGCCGACTTCGGGAACGTCGAGGTCGAGTCCTTCCACGGCCTCCTCGTCGACTTCTGCAAGCAGCGCGACATCCCCGCCATCGTCAAGGGGCTCCGCGCCGTCAGCGACTTCGACTACGAGCTGCAGATGGCCCAGATGAACAACGGGCTCTCCGGCGTCGAGACGCTGTTCGTGCCCACCAACCCCACCTACAGCTTCCTGTCGTCCTCCCTGGTCAAGGAGGTCGCGGCCTGGGGCGGCGACGTCTCCCACCTGGTGCCGCCGCAGGTCCTCGGCCGGCTCACCGAGCGCCTCCGGGAGCGCTGA
- a CDS encoding cell division initiation protein, translating into MDVQKKLDDIVDTVRSARSMPMSASCVVNRAELLALLEEVRGALPGSLAQAQELLGGREQMVEQARQEAERIIEAAHAERGSIVSDSQVARQSQDEAERILAEARREAEEIRAEADDYVDSKLANFEVVLNKTIASVDRGREKLLGRGPGLDAEGYADEDAPEYSADPQTLIQRADAYVDVKLGAFEAVLSKTLEAVGRGRQTLHGRIASDALGEHMAAQDAAGGAGGLHHGSDADYLAGLAELADPEPEPVQPAQPAQPVQIPAQQDPYVYQQQDPYGYQQPVQQDPYGYPQQPQQADPYAYQGQYTYEQQQPVQQQAPASLDETSFFDTSMIDLEQLRRYEQGH; encoded by the coding sequence GTGGACGTGCAGAAGAAGCTCGACGACATCGTCGATACGGTCCGGAGCGCCCGCTCCATGCCCATGTCGGCGTCCTGCGTGGTCAACCGGGCCGAGCTGCTCGCTCTGCTCGAAGAGGTCAGGGGCGCCCTGCCCGGCTCCCTGGCCCAGGCCCAGGAGCTCCTGGGCGGGCGCGAGCAGATGGTCGAGCAGGCCCGCCAGGAGGCGGAGCGGATCATCGAGGCCGCCCACGCCGAGCGCGGCTCGATCGTCTCCGACTCCCAGGTCGCCCGGCAGTCCCAGGACGAGGCCGAGCGGATCCTCGCCGAGGCCCGCCGCGAGGCCGAGGAGATCCGCGCCGAGGCCGACGACTACGTCGACTCCAAGCTCGCCAACTTCGAGGTCGTCCTCAACAAGACCATCGCCTCGGTGGACCGCGGCCGCGAGAAGCTGCTCGGCCGGGGCCCGGGCCTCGACGCCGAGGGGTACGCCGACGAGGACGCCCCCGAGTACAGCGCGGACCCGCAGACCCTGATCCAGCGCGCCGACGCCTACGTGGACGTCAAGCTGGGCGCCTTCGAGGCCGTCCTGAGTAAGACCCTGGAGGCCGTCGGCCGCGGCCGCCAGACGCTGCACGGCCGGATCGCCTCCGACGCCCTCGGCGAGCACATGGCCGCCCAGGACGCGGCCGGCGGCGCGGGCGGCCTTCACCACGGCAGCGACGCCGACTACCTGGCCGGCCTCGCGGAGCTGGCCGACCCCGAGCCCGAGCCCGTACAGCCGGCCCAGCCGGCGCAGCCCGTACAGATTCCGGCCCAGCAGGACCCGTACGTGTACCAGCAGCAGGACCCCTACGGGTACCAGCAGCCGGTCCAGCAGGACCCCTACGGGTACCCGCAGCAGCCCCAGCAGGCCGACCCCTACGCGTACCAGGGGCAGTACACGTACGAGCAGCAGCAGCCGGTCCAGCAGCAGGCGCCCGCCTCGCTCGACGAGACCAGCTTCTTCGACACGAGCATGATCGACCTCGAACAGCTGCGCCGGTACGAACAGGGCCACTGA
- a CDS encoding DUF177 domain-containing protein yields MNDPKAGRALSTRLDHRNPLVFDTHELGRRPGALQRLSRTVDAPRDLGIAGVIAVPEGAPVEIELRLESVMEGVLVTGTARASAEGECVRCLEPVELDVDADYQEMFSYPDSDDRGRSKAAADDEAEDDESMIPLEDGMFDLEPVLRDAVVLALPMQPVCREDCEGLCSECGINLNDNPDHHHDAVDARWAALQGLAGSLGTDEKDNMSGAATGVDEEQEK; encoded by the coding sequence GTGAACGATCCGAAAGCAGGAAGAGCCCTGAGCACGCGCCTCGACCACCGCAATCCCCTCGTGTTCGACACACACGAGCTGGGACGGCGTCCTGGTGCCCTGCAGCGGCTCTCCCGCACGGTCGACGCCCCCAGGGACCTGGGGATCGCGGGGGTCATCGCGGTGCCCGAGGGCGCCCCGGTGGAGATCGAGCTCCGCCTCGAGTCGGTCATGGAAGGGGTGCTTGTCACAGGCACCGCCCGTGCGTCGGCCGAGGGGGAGTGCGTAAGGTGTCTGGAGCCCGTCGAGCTTGATGTCGACGCGGACTACCAGGAGATGTTCTCGTACCCCGACTCCGACGACCGGGGCCGCTCCAAGGCGGCCGCGGACGACGAAGCCGAGGACGACGAGAGCATGATCCCCCTCGAGGACGGCATGTTCGACCTCGAACCCGTGCTGCGTGATGCGGTGGTGCTCGCACTGCCGATGCAGCCGGTGTGCCGGGAGGACTGTGAAGGTCTGTGTTCCGAGTGCGGAATCAACCTGAACGACAACCCGGACCACCACCACGACGCCGTCGACGCACGTTGGGCGGCATTGCAGGGACTCGCCGGTTCGCTGGGAACCGATGAGAAGGACAACATGAGCGGCGCCGCAACCGGTGTCGACGAAGAGCAGGAGAAGTAG
- the rpmF gene encoding 50S ribosomal protein L32 has product MAVPKRKMSRSNTRHRRSQWKAAVPTLVSCERCQEPKQQHIACPSCGTYNKRQVLSV; this is encoded by the coding sequence GTGGCTGTTCCGAAGCGGAAGATGTCGCGCAGCAACACGCGCCACCGCCGGTCGCAGTGGAAGGCTGCGGTCCCCACCCTGGTTTCGTGTGAGCGTTGCCAGGAGCCGAAGCAGCAGCACATCGCGTGCCCGAGCTGCGGCACCTACAACAAGCGCCAGGTCCTCTCGGTCTGA
- the rnc gene encoding ribonuclease III, with protein MSDHVNSASSHTLLEGRLGYQLESALLVRALTHRSYAYENGGLPTNERLEFLGDSVLGLVVTDTLYRTHPDLPEGQLAKLRAAVVNSRALAEVGRGLDLGSFIRLGRGEEGTGGRDKASILADTLEAVIGAVYLDRGLDAASELVHRLFDPLIEKSSNLGAGLDWKTSLQELTAAEGLGVPEYLVSEEGPDHEKTFTAAARVGGVSYGTGTGRSKKEAEQQAAESAWRAIRAAADERAAAAKAATVEEGADTSSAGDQATA; from the coding sequence ATGTCTGACCACGTCAATTCGGCCTCGTCCCACACGCTTCTGGAAGGGCGGCTCGGGTATCAGCTCGAGTCCGCCCTTCTGGTGCGTGCGCTCACCCACCGTTCGTACGCGTACGAGAACGGCGGTCTGCCCACCAACGAGCGGCTGGAGTTCCTCGGGGACTCGGTGCTCGGCCTGGTGGTCACGGACACGCTGTACCGCACCCACCCGGATCTCCCCGAGGGCCAGCTGGCCAAGCTTCGGGCCGCGGTGGTCAACTCGCGTGCGCTGGCGGAGGTGGGCCGCGGCCTCGACCTGGGCTCCTTCATCCGGCTCGGCCGGGGCGAGGAAGGCACGGGCGGCCGGGACAAGGCGTCCATCCTCGCCGACACCCTTGAAGCGGTGATCGGCGCGGTGTATCTCGACCGGGGCCTCGACGCGGCGTCCGAGCTGGTCCACCGGCTCTTCGACCCGCTGATCGAGAAGTCCTCGAACCTCGGTGCCGGCCTGGACTGGAAGACCAGTCTCCAGGAGCTCACCGCGGCCGAGGGTCTCGGTGTGCCGGAGTACCTCGTCAGCGAGGAGGGTCCGGACCACGAGAAGACGTTCACTGCTGCCGCCCGCGTCGGTGGTGTCTCGTACGGCACCGGCACCGGCCGCAGCAAGAAGGAAGCGGAACAGCAGGCGGCGGAGTCCGCGTGGCGCGCGATTCGCGCCGCCGCGGACGAGCGCGCGGCAGCGGCGAAGGCCGCGACCGTGGAAGAGGGCGCCGACACCTCTTCCGCCGGGGACCAGGCCACCGCCTGA
- the mutM gene encoding bifunctional DNA-formamidopyrimidine glycosylase/DNA-(apurinic or apyrimidinic site) lyase, whose translation MPELPEVEVVRRGLERWVAGRTVAEVEVLHPRAVRRHPEGGADFAARLKGQRFGVARRRGKYLWLPLDSGDASVLGHLGMSGQLLVQPEDAADEKHLRIRIRFDDTAGTELRFVDQRTFGGLSLHDTAPDSTDGLPDVIAHIARDPLDPAFDDAAFASALRLRRTTIKRALLDQSLISGVGNIYADEALWRSKLHYERPTATFTRPRSAELLGHVRDVMNAALAVGGTSFDSLYVNVNGESGYFDRSLDAYGREGEPCRRCGTPMRRRPWMNRSSYYCPRCQRPPRASA comes from the coding sequence GTGCCCGAGTTGCCCGAGGTCGAGGTCGTACGACGCGGTCTTGAGCGGTGGGTCGCGGGGCGGACCGTCGCGGAGGTCGAGGTCCTGCACCCGCGCGCGGTGCGCCGGCACCCCGAGGGCGGGGCGGACTTCGCGGCGCGCCTGAAGGGACAGCGGTTCGGGGTCGCCCGACGGCGCGGCAAGTATCTGTGGCTGCCGCTGGACTCCGGCGACGCCTCCGTGCTCGGACACCTCGGGATGAGCGGCCAGCTGCTCGTACAGCCGGAGGACGCGGCGGACGAGAAGCATCTGCGGATCCGGATCCGCTTCGACGACACGGCCGGCACGGAGCTGCGCTTCGTGGACCAGCGGACCTTCGGTGGGCTCTCGCTGCACGACACCGCCCCGGACAGCACCGACGGGCTGCCGGACGTCATCGCGCACATCGCGCGCGACCCGCTGGACCCGGCCTTCGACGACGCCGCCTTCGCGAGCGCGCTGCGGCTGCGGCGGACCACGATCAAGCGGGCGCTGCTCGACCAGTCGCTGATCAGCGGGGTCGGCAACATCTACGCGGACGAGGCGCTGTGGCGCTCGAAGCTGCACTACGAGCGGCCGACGGCCACGTTCACCCGGCCGCGCTCGGCCGAGCTGCTCGGGCACGTCCGGGACGTGATGAACGCGGCGCTCGCGGTCGGCGGCACCAGCTTCGACAGCCTGTACGTGAACGTGAACGGCGAGTCCGGCTACTTCGACCGCTCGCTCGACGCCTACGGGCGGGAGGGCGAGCCCTGTCGCCGGTGCGGGACGCCGATGCGCCGCCGTCCGTGGATGAACCGCTCCAGCTACTACTGCCCGCGCTGCCAGCGTCCGCCGCGCGCGTCCGCCTGA
- a CDS encoding winged helix-turn-helix transcriptional regulator produces the protein MSDDPGLEGLAFNVFAKACPSRGTLEHVTGRWGSLTLGALHEGGARFNELRRRVDGVSEKMLSQTLHALERDGLVHREAQPTNPPRVDYRLTPLGTEVAERLLGLIHLVEGRMPQVLAARESYDAERAPVTG, from the coding sequence ATGAGCGATGACCCGGGCCTCGAAGGCCTCGCCTTCAACGTGTTCGCCAAGGCCTGTCCCTCCCGCGGCACGCTGGAGCACGTGACCGGCCGCTGGGGCAGCCTCACCCTGGGCGCCCTGCACGAGGGCGGCGCCCGCTTCAACGAGCTGCGCCGCCGGGTGGACGGCGTCAGCGAGAAGATGCTCTCCCAGACCCTGCACGCGCTGGAGCGCGACGGACTGGTGCACCGCGAGGCCCAGCCCACCAACCCGCCCCGGGTCGACTACCGGCTCACACCGCTGGGCACCGAGGTCGCCGAGCGGCTGCTCGGCCTGATCCACCTCGTCGAGGGGCGCATGCCGCAGGTGCTCGCCGCCCGCGAGAGTTACGACGCGGAGCGCGCGCCCGTCACCGGGTGA
- a CDS encoding flavodoxin family protein — protein MTTPVVSIAYHSGFGHTAVLAEAVRDGAADAGATVHLIKVDEITDAEWELLDASDAIVFGSPTYMGTASGAFHQFAEATSKRWFTDAWLDKLAAGFTNSGSKSGDKLHTLQFFQTLAGQHGMTWVNLGLKPGWNTTEASENDLNRLGFFAGAGAQTPNDLGPEGVHKADIATAEHLGRRVAATARTFALGKVAA, from the coding sequence ATGACCACGCCCGTCGTCTCCATCGCGTACCACTCCGGCTTCGGCCACACCGCCGTCCTCGCCGAGGCCGTCCGGGACGGAGCCGCCGACGCCGGCGCCACCGTGCACCTGATCAAGGTCGACGAGATCACCGACGCCGAATGGGAGCTCCTCGACGCCTCCGACGCGATCGTCTTCGGCTCGCCGACCTACATGGGCACCGCCTCCGGCGCCTTCCACCAGTTCGCCGAGGCCACCTCGAAGCGCTGGTTCACCGACGCCTGGCTGGACAAGCTGGCCGCCGGCTTCACCAACTCCGGCTCGAAGAGCGGCGACAAGCTGCACACCCTGCAGTTCTTCCAGACCCTCGCCGGCCAGCACGGCATGACCTGGGTCAACCTCGGTCTGAAGCCCGGCTGGAACACCACCGAGGCCTCCGAGAACGACCTCAACCGCCTCGGCTTCTTCGCCGGCGCGGGCGCCCAGACCCCCAACGACCTGGGCCCGGAGGGCGTCCACAAGGCCGACATAGCCACCGCCGAGCACCTCGGCCGCCGGGTCGCCGCCACGGCCCGCACCTTCGCGCTCGGCAAGGTCGCGGCCTGA
- a CDS encoding CAP domain-containing protein, whose amino-acid sequence MGRHRGTRRGAPVKTGLLGVSAAVAVGAIGIASGLLPGGETFSFDNAGKDEPRVTAQAEQQAPSLNTQGGASATAAGQSAGTRKTAAPSAKPAPKPTPSKTATPSPKPTTAKPTPKATPAPVRTTPPAPAPTTRAPVAPTTVARSLSAREQAAEAEVVRLVNAERAKVGCVPVRSDAELAALAGAFSADMAARNFFDHTDPDGATPWSRAQKAGVSDLGGENIARGQVDAAAVMKSWMASDGHRANILNCDYTALGVGVHFGSGGPWWTQDFGF is encoded by the coding sequence ATGGGACGGCATCGCGGCACACGGCGCGGCGCACCCGTGAAGACCGGGCTGCTCGGTGTCTCCGCGGCGGTCGCGGTCGGCGCGATCGGCATCGCCTCGGGTCTGCTGCCCGGCGGCGAGACGTTCTCGTTCGACAACGCCGGCAAGGACGAGCCGCGCGTGACGGCACAGGCCGAGCAGCAGGCGCCGAGTCTGAACACCCAGGGCGGCGCCTCGGCCACCGCGGCCGGCCAGTCGGCCGGGACCCGGAAGACCGCCGCCCCGTCGGCGAAGCCCGCGCCGAAGCCGACCCCCTCGAAGACGGCGACGCCGAGCCCGAAGCCCACGACCGCGAAGCCCACGCCCAAGGCGACCCCGGCTCCGGTGCGGACGACCCCGCCGGCGCCGGCCCCGACCACCCGGGCCCCCGTCGCGCCGACCACCGTCGCCCGCTCCCTGAGCGCCCGCGAGCAGGCCGCCGAGGCCGAGGTCGTGCGCCTGGTGAACGCGGAGCGCGCCAAGGTGGGCTGCGTCCCGGTCCGCTCGGACGCCGAGCTCGCCGCCCTGGCCGGCGCCTTCAGCGCCGACATGGCCGCCCGGAACTTCTTCGACCACACCGACCCCGACGGCGCGACCCCGTGGTCCCGCGCCCAGAAGGCCGGAGTCTCGGACCTCGGGGGCGAGAACATCGCCCGCGGCCAGGTCGACGCGGCCGCGGTGATGAAGTCCTGGATGGCCAGCGACGGACACCGCGCCAACATCCTGAACTGCGACTACACCGCGCTCGGCGTCGGTGTGCACTTCGGCTCCGGCGGCCCGTGGTGGACGCAGGACTTCGGCTTCTGA